The window AGAGTACTTGATGCAGCGGGTGCTGATGTAGAATGGGAGCATATTGATGTGGGTGAACAAGTGTATCTTTCTGGTAATACATCTGGTATCGGTCAAGAAGCTTGGGACTCTATCAAGAAAAATAAAGTACTTTTTAAGGCACCTATCACAACACCTCAAGGTGGTGGATACAAAAGTTTGAACGTTACTATCCGTAAGACTCTAGGACTTTACGCAAACGTTCGTCCAGCTATCGCTTATGACCCGTTTGTACCTTCAAAATTCCCAGGTATGAATGTTGTTACGATTCGTGAAAATGAAGAAGATCTGTATGCAGGAATCGAGCATCAGCAAACTCCGGAAGTAACTCAGTGTCTAAAAATCATTACAAGACCGGGTTGTGAAAAAATATGTCAATATGCATTTGAGTATGCAAAAGCATATGGTAGAAAAAGAATCACTTGTATGATCAAAGACAACATCATGAAGATCACAGATGGTCTTTTTGTAAAAGTATTCTATGAAACAGCTAAAAAATACCCTGAAATTCAAGCGGATGACTGGATCATCGATATCGGTATGGCTAAACTCGTAGATGCTCCTGAAGAGTTCGATATGGTTCTAATGCCTAATCTTTATGGTGATGTTGCAACTGATATTCTTGGACTTATGACTGGTTCAGTAGGTATTGCACCGGGTGCTAACGTTGGTGATGATATTGCTATGTATGAAGCGATCCACGGTTCTGCTCCACGTCACGCTGGTCAAAACAAAGCGAATCC of the Sulfurovum xiamenensis genome contains:
- a CDS encoding NADP-dependent isocitrate dehydrogenase, with the translated sequence MAKQTITVARGDGIGPEIMDASIRVLDAAGADVEWEHIDVGEQVYLSGNTSGIGQEAWDSIKKNKVLFKAPITTPQGGGYKSLNVTIRKTLGLYANVRPAIAYDPFVPSKFPGMNVVTIRENEEDLYAGIEHQQTPEVTQCLKIITRPGCEKICQYAFEYAKAYGRKRITCMIKDNIMKITDGLFVKVFYETAKKYPEIQADDWIIDIGMAKLVDAPEEFDMVLMPNLYGDVATDILGLMTGSVGIAPGANVGDDIAMYEAIHGSAPRHAGQNKANPSGLLLSGVMMMVQVGQPEVAEKVHNAWLKTIEDGIVTYDLARKLKAAGKEYTEVGTKEFADAVIERLGQKPSTLEAVKYDKAIKIKKPELTNVRNTKMNLIGCDIFTKDDCDANTIGDKLVELTEGTNIALKMISNRGQKVYPSGHPETFLTDHWRCRFYNKTQGDVITNSDITDMMNKISDAGIEVIKTENLYAFEDGERAYSLGQGE